The window ACAAGATTGAGGTTTTTATACAATTTGGGCAACGTTTAGTCTATTTGATCCATATCCAGTTTTGGTTGACCTCTTAACGCTGAACCTGAGGTTGTTACCCAAATTGACACATGTAATGGTTTCTTGAAATACCTTTGACAATGCCAAATGCTGCAGCAGTACCAGTCTTGAGATGAAAATCATCTAAGTCCCTTCGAATAATATACCGATAGATTGCACCGTACAATACACAGCTAATTACGGTGATTGCAGTTGAAACAGTTAGCCCGTAACTATCGGTAAAATGAGTTAAGGATACCGGCAAGCTTGCCAAGGTGCCAACAATGGCAGAAACAATTGCAGCTTTTACAGATTCCAACTTTTCTTTGTTTTTGTTAATGTtttttgcttctgattgttgtttttgaacTTCTGCAAACTTAAAATACTGAATTTCACATTTCCATTTACAATGAAAAAGTCAAGATTTTTAtgataaaaaggaaaaagaaacagACCGACCTCGGAGACTTTGGATTCGAGCTGATTGATAGTTTCCATCATCTTCATGGCTTCTGTTTCTTGCATAATGTTATCTTTATTGACCAGTTCAACTGTTTGTGCAGCTTTATTATCCAATTCATTTACCACAGCCCTGTTTTGTTCTCTGTTTAGCAATCCATTGTTTAATCcgccattgttattgttattaagggGATGGCTACTGCATTTTAGGATGAATGAATGTGATAATGGAGGTCTTAATTTGGTGTGAAATGGAATGGTTGCAACAAAAATGGGAGTGGGTGTGGTTGCCATACTTTGTGGATAACTTTGTTATGTGCCTTTTATGGTTTGTAAGTTTTTACCCCATTTCTATTTTTCTTTAATTTcttctttttttaattttttttattttatcataCAAACTCCCATAACTTTTTAGTCTATAAATAGAGAAATTTTCTATTTTTTTCTAACAACTCTAAGGGTGTTGTTTGCGTCTATAAAGGATGTTGATTTTAAAGTGACAATTATTGAATTGTATAATATTTCAAACTAATTTCTAACTATCTTAATGAAAGAGTTTATAATTAACGTTAAAAAAATCCCGAAAAATGAAAATAACTTGATATCAACATCAACATTTGCTTGAATGGTACCCGTCTCATAAGATCCCCGGGCCCATTGTTGGATGCCCTTTGGAAATATGGGCCCAGGTTCGGATTCACAGGCTAAGATTTAATTGGTAGTGCCAGTCGGAAGTCGTTTTTTCAACATTTAACCGTACTGTTAGGTTTGTTGTGATTTGAGTTTCCTCCTAATGTGTGTGTGCGTGACATATGATCACGAAAATGGTTAAGCCCCTCTGTCGGTGATGACGATACTTCCGTTAAATATAAAAGGAATGATATTAATGGTGTAATCTCAAGCAAGGGAAATTgttcatgtgacgatcgctccaaatccatatggacgaacacgtcattcatcgatttcattgcgaggtatttgacctctatatgatacgttttgtaaacattgcattcttttgaaaaggcacaccataaatgaattttaaatcaaaggttttcgacatctgatgatttctacatatagacaatcactgtaaataatagtttacaatagtacttccattgacaatgcagtcaaaataagatacatggtgatgatttggtgaatgcaacgtttccttgataaatatgccatgtaagactccatgcacatagcttgtctaacatataagcaaacagcggaagacttctagggaacctgagaataaacatgctaacaagtgtcaacacaaaggttggtgagttcatagttttagtgtttcgcataatctgtatataaaggtggatcacaagatttcagttgtttcatccagaaacgtttatcaaaatattctacgaaattgagcaccctggtaactaaacttaacgtatatataatttgtaccctttgtataatcatcttaataatacacgcaaaccaacgtgtatgcttctcaaatagcatacgtccgttaaaaggctagtgctctagctcggacggggatgtcaagtcctatggatccatatactgttattcgcgcccaccagtccatatcctatgtactggcagctactagttaccaaagctaagggatttttggttcaaactcagtgtagaattaagtatgtacttgtatccattgcgtttaaaataaattgcatgtattctcagcccaaaaatttatattgcaaaagcaattaaaaatggagcaaatgaaactcaccttagcagcatataaagtcgttcaccaaaatgtgatcgaaacacggattaccaaataaccgtagatctcaacctagagaacatatgttggtcaataaatgtttatcaagctaggtcaggtcatagtgtatcacaatcctaatgctcgatatcgacatacaaaagttatccaatgttgtttcaaaaagtcaattttgacaatagtttaacaaaacgagacgtaccttatataaggattcatttactcggttggtaatattcaaaaattcaatttatcaatctcgtaaacaagttgttaaaatcttaattgtagattcaaaagcaatttcaattaacttcaatcataattcagttgctcatatcttttaatccgttcatcgaaattattcgatatctaaatgaaaagttattgatttttcgtcagctttccaaaaacatgtatatcatataccttttaccagtaatatatgtatttaattcgtgatctattataaactgtttaacgacgaaatttagcatacacgtatgtataaatatatatactcgagcactagacatggatacacaattaatatataaaagataaaatatgagtgcttacgtagaagtaacggagatgataaacactaggtttgattcataaatatacccccgaacattacccataatttccttagctctatcccgcttgaaaaccattttgaaagtgacatgctcaagacctcgtcgtagtattttatgtataatactaattaataatattaataataataagattaataataatattaatcttaataataataataataataataataataataataataataataataatataaatataatagagaaAGAGATCGAGATAGATGGATGTACATTGGAACCAGAATTCGCGTTTTATAGTATGtgacctgctacagtacctcatgcgatcgcatgagttttcagtgtttttgccatgcgatcgcatggccgccttatccgttttgtttgctagttcgtcgacatcaaatagtgtcactgtagcaaatagtgtttactgtagtaaatagtactttactgtagcaattcactgtagcaaagtcattttcaatgtagcaaaatacggtttcactgtagcaaatagtgttttactgtagcaagtcatttttactgtaacaaatagtgttttactgtaggaaagtcgtttttacttgtacatacatacatatatatatatatatatatatatatatatatatatatatatatatatatacatacatacatacatataattgttcatgaatcgtcgagagtagtcaaaggtaattgtatatatgaaacagttctaaaattttgagattcaacttcatagactttgcttatcgtgtcggaaacgttaaatcatttaaagataaagtttaaatttggtcaaaaatttccgggttgtcacagttcaaaatacattttttttaagtctgcaaacaaaatacacttttttaaaaaaaattgtctttttacaccatccggtagacgggatttctgtctaccacctttatctgccgtctactaccatttttacaaagtagtcgacggtgagataaaggtggtagacagaatttacaaagtagtcgactgtctactgccttgttgttgctgtctactgccttgtagacactaacaaggcagtagatagcaacaacaaggcagtagacagtaacaacaaggcagtagacagtcgactactttgtaaatgtctgtctactgctttgttctcactgtctaccAACCCTGCAGAAAATTGACAGTAGACGGGAATTCTGTTCTACCActtttatctcaccgtcgactactttgtaaaaaatgggagtagacgacagataaaggtggtagacagaaatcccgtctaccgaatggtgtaaaaagataatttttttaaaaaaaatgtattttgtttgaagcgtaaaaaaaaaaaaaaaaaaaaagtgtattttgatcaATTTCCCATCAAACAATTTCAGGGTTGAATGAAAAAAACCAATTGTAGACCCAAAGGAAAATAAGCCCATATAAAATGCATCGTTCACCTCTTTGAAACCACCTCCAAAAGGCATGTTTACCATCGCTACAAAGTTACTCACTCCCACAAGACTTCTTATTTCTAATAAAACCTTCACCTTTTCACTCATGGCCGCCGCTAATTTCTCCGCAAACTCACCATCTTATGCTCCTTTGAAAAAGGTCGGCACGCACAATGGAAGCTTCCATTGTGACGAAGCCCTAGGCTGCTTCATGATTCGTCTCACCAACAAGTATTCTGGAGCTGAAATCGTACGCACAAGAGACCCTCAGGTCTGTTATCATTTACTATTGCACACCAACTGTTTGTAAAAATGCCAAAGTTaaaaactttatttatttattatcttcttTTTTTATTAATATAGATTGTACTGTATTGTTGATGGAAAATTGGGTTTTGGGTTGTAGGTGTTGGAAAGTCTTGATGCTGTTCTTGATGTTGGTGGGGTGTATGATCCTAGTCAAGATCGATATGACCACCATCAAAAGGGCTTTACTGAGGTTTTTGGACATGGGTTTAATACTAAGCTTAGTAGCGCAGGTCTTATCTACAAGGTAGAATGAATCATTTAAATAACAGTTATACATAATTAATTGCAACTTATGATATTAGACATATGGCCTGTTTTCTTAAGTAGAATGTACTTGTTGGTAGACTTGGTTCTTGATataatgttattttttttttggtttgcTACTTCAAGTGATTTAAATTGATTGTATACTCTTTATAGCATTTTGGGGCAGAGATAATTGCAAAAGAGCTCCAGGTTGATGATGGTCATCCTGATGTTCAGAGGTTATATGTAGCTATTTACAAAAGCTTCATGGAGGTGATGTTTTATACTTCTATATCTTAATGAATCGTATGTTGGTTTCTCGGTTCTTAAAAAAGCTGAAGCCTTTTCCCTTTCATTCATGTTGGTTAGTTATAACATACTACTTGCCAAAGTAAGGGGTATGCAATAGGTCACTTGTGTCTTTGCCTTCCCTTATAAAGGGCATCATGCACAAATCAATACTTACATTATTTATTGTGATTAAGCATCTCTAAGTTGTGATCCGAATCTTGGAGTTCACACTCAAAGAAAGTGAATTGAGATCATCAGAAGTTGAATGATGCTGCTTTCACCTGATTATAAAGTTAGAGACTTGCTAATATAAATAGTCTTACACATGTCTTGGGTAGATACAAATAAACTTAAGAATTGTTTACACTATGAATTGAGTATTGCTGATCTGAGCCTCATTGTTGGATCTTTTTATTACTTGTAATAGG of the Rutidosis leptorrhynchoides isolate AG116_Rl617_1_P2 chromosome 5, CSIRO_AGI_Rlap_v1, whole genome shotgun sequence genome contains:
- the LOC139850475 gene encoding uncharacterized protein isoform X1, which produces MATTPTPIFVATIPFHTKLRPPLSHSFILKCSSHPLNNNNNGGLNNGLLNREQNRAVVNELDNKAAQTVELVNKDNIMQETEAMKMMETINQLESKVSEYFKFAEVQKQQSEAKNINKNKEKLESVKAAIVSAIVGTLASLPVSLTHFTDSYGLTVSTAITVISCVLYGAIYRYIIRRDLDDFHLKTGTAAAFGIVKGMATLDGRSSLGHEDGSFLSHGLSGAVCVSENVIVFLLAAAGLDICYKMGILSPFPLESSVSTTKL
- the LOC139850475 gene encoding uncharacterized protein isoform X2, encoding MATTPTPIFVATIPFHTKLRPPLSHSFILKCSSHPLNNNNNGGLNNGLLNREQNRAVVNELDNKAAQTVELVNKDNIMQETEAMKMMETINQLESKVSEFAEVQKQQSEAKNINKNKEKLESVKAAIVSAIVGTLASLPVSLTHFTDSYGLTVSTAITVISCVLYGAIYRYIIRRDLDDFHLKTGTAAAFGIVKGMATLDGRSSLGHEDGSFLSHGLSGAVCVSENVIVFLLAAAGLDICYKMGILSPFPLESSVSTTKL
- the LOC139850475 gene encoding uncharacterized protein isoform X3 — translated: MATTPTPIFVATIPFHTKLRPPLSHSFILKCSSHPLNNNNNGGLNNGLLNREQNRAVVNELDNKAAQTVELVNKDNIMQETEAMKMMETINQLESKVSEVEVQKQQSEAKNINKNKEKLESVKAAIVSAIVGTLASLPVSLTHFTDSYGLTVSTAITVISCVLYGAIYRYIIRRDLDDFHLKTGTAAAFGIVKGMATLDGRSSLGHEDGSFLSHGLSGAVCVSENVIVFLLAAAGLDICYKMGILSPFPLESSVSTTKL